A single region of the Deinococcus planocerae genome encodes:
- a CDS encoding MOSC domain-containing protein, giving the protein MTATVTAVSVSAEHTFSKANRESVRLLAGLGVEGDAHLGHTVRHRSRVAADPTQPNLRQVHLLHAELHDELQVRGFAVFAGQMGENVTTRGVELLGLPRGTRLHLGGAAVVEVTGLRNPCAQIEAFGPGLLAAVLSRDGEGRVVRRAGIMGIVLAGGEVRPGDPIRVELPPGPHEALDRV; this is encoded by the coding sequence ATGACCGCCACCGTCACCGCCGTCAGCGTGAGCGCGGAGCACACCTTCAGCAAGGCGAACCGGGAGAGCGTCCGCCTGCTCGCCGGGCTCGGCGTGGAGGGAGACGCGCACCTGGGCCACACGGTCCGGCACCGCTCGCGGGTGGCCGCCGACCCCACGCAGCCCAACCTGCGGCAGGTCCATCTCCTTCACGCCGAACTGCACGACGAGTTGCAAGTGCGAGGCTTTGCCGTCTTCGCCGGGCAGATGGGCGAGAACGTCACCACCCGGGGCGTGGAGCTCCTCGGCCTGCCCCGGGGCACGCGGCTGCACCTCGGCGGGGCGGCGGTCGTCGAGGTGACGGGGCTGCGCAACCCCTGCGCCCAGATCGAGGCCTTTGGGCCCGGCCTGCTCGCCGCCGTGCTGAGCCGAGACGGGGAGGGCCGCGTCGTCCGCCGGGCGGGGATCATGGGCATCGTCCTCGCGGGGGGCGAGGTCCGCCCGGGCGACCCCATCCGCGTCGAGCTGCCGCCCGGACCCCACGAGGCCCTCGACCGGGTGTGA
- a CDS encoding TspO/MBR family protein, with translation MTGLPRQLTLLAATVLTLVMNYLSNALPLFGNSNREVSDSLPNAFTPAGLTFSVWGVIFLGLIVFAVYQALPAQRGPRLDRLFWPFLLANGLNVAWLLAFQSLNFGPSVLIMLALLGSLIWLYLGVREVEPLGAEPLTLALPTSLYLAWISVATIANITAFLVSQGVTDGLAGLGGPAWSAVLVIIAGLLGVFFLVRFRDYAFAGVLLWSFYGVYAARPEVNTVVLGVALAAALVLLGIVLAARRPRAAL, from the coding sequence ATGACTGGACTTCCCCGGCAACTGACCCTGCTCGCGGCGACCGTCCTCACGCTGGTGATGAATTACCTCAGCAACGCGCTGCCGCTGTTCGGCAACAGCAACCGCGAGGTCAGCGACAGCCTGCCGAACGCCTTCACGCCCGCCGGGCTCACCTTCTCGGTGTGGGGGGTGATCTTTCTGGGGCTGATCGTCTTCGCGGTGTACCAGGCCCTCCCGGCGCAGCGCGGCCCGCGCCTCGACCGCCTCTTCTGGCCTTTTTTGCTGGCGAACGGGCTCAATGTGGCGTGGCTGCTCGCCTTCCAGAGCCTGAACTTCGGCCCCAGCGTGCTCATCATGCTCGCCCTGCTCGGCAGCCTGATCTGGCTGTACCTGGGGGTGCGCGAAGTGGAGCCGCTCGGCGCCGAGCCCCTCACGCTCGCGCTGCCCACCAGCCTCTACCTCGCCTGGATCAGCGTGGCGACCATCGCCAACATCACGGCGTTTCTCGTCAGCCAGGGGGTGACGGACGGCCTCGCGGGGCTGGGCGGCCCGGCGTGGTCGGCGGTGCTGGTGATCATCGCGGGGCTGCTGGGCGTGTTCTTCCTGGTGCGCTTCCGGGATTACGCCTTCGCCGGGGTCTTGCTGTGGTCCTTTTACGGGGTGTACGCCGCGCGGCCCGAGGTGAACACGGTCGTCCTCGGCGTGGCGCTCGCCGCCGCCCTCGTGCTGCTGGGCATCGTGCTCGCGGCGCGGCGACCCAGAGCGGCGCTGTAG
- a CDS encoding tautomerase family protein, with the protein MPYLRVTCAPLSAERKAEVARALTEAVNLLFFSPRGGPSREELRERTTVHFAESRDEDLYIGGRTPRERGRVDLTVELSDWNMGARRQRRVARHLTPVLARLFGVGPGDVDGINLRFHSYPPRDFAVGGRLLSDQVPWIGQFLKARGG; encoded by the coding sequence ATGCCCTACCTGCGCGTTACCTGTGCGCCCCTTTCCGCCGAGCGCAAGGCGGAGGTGGCCCGGGCGCTCACCGAGGCGGTCAACCTCCTCTTCTTCTCGCCGCGCGGCGGCCCCAGCCGCGAGGAGCTGCGCGAGCGCACGACCGTCCACTTCGCCGAGTCCCGCGACGAGGACCTCTACATCGGCGGGCGCACCCCCCGCGAGCGGGGCCGGGTGGACCTCACGGTCGAACTCTCCGACTGGAACATGGGTGCCCGCAGGCAGCGGCGGGTGGCCCGCCACCTGACCCCCGTCCTCGCGCGATTGTTCGGGGTGGGGCCGGGGGACGTGGACGGCATCAACCTCCGCTTCCACTCCTACCCGCCGCGCGACTTCGCGGTGGGGGGCCGCCTCCTCTCCGATCAGGTGCCGTGGATCGGCCAATTCCTCAAGGCGCGCGGCGGCTGA
- the argJ gene encoding bifunctional glutamate N-acetyltransferase/amino-acid acetyltransferase ArgJ gives MTDSGQAPDTTFPQGFRAAAMSAGIKPSGRTDLSCVVSDADCTWAFAGTRSTTAAACVGRNRELYREGRPVRALLVNAGNANAATGARGVRDNADMAGALGSVLNVDPGAVLTASTGIIGHPLPMDRVLSGVEHLPGELGAAAGPFAAAIMTTDTRPKLASATLSTGARIVGTAKGSGMIHPDMATMFAFAFTDARVEEGVLRGAFPGIVNRTFNAVTVDGDTSTNDMAVVLANGLAGEVDPAEFLAALEGVMRELARMIAADGEGATKLLTVRVSGARTEAEALTAARTCCVSPLLKSAVHGNDPNWGRVIMAVGRSGAAVNIERMTVRVQGHAVFAGKPLSYDDAAVSASMRAQEVVFEVDLGVGEAAGEAWGCDLSAEYVSINADYTT, from the coding sequence ATGACGGATTCCGGGCAGGCCCCCGACACGACCTTTCCCCAGGGCTTCCGCGCGGCGGCGATGAGCGCGGGCATCAAGCCCAGCGGCAGGACGGACCTGAGCTGCGTGGTGAGCGACGCCGATTGCACTTGGGCCTTCGCGGGCACCCGCAGCACGACGGCGGCGGCCTGCGTGGGGCGCAACCGCGAGCTGTACCGGGAGGGGAGGCCCGTGCGGGCGCTGCTCGTCAACGCCGGGAACGCCAACGCCGCGACCGGGGCGCGGGGCGTGCGCGACAACGCTGACATGGCGGGGGCGCTCGGCAGCGTGCTGAACGTGGACCCGGGCGCGGTGCTCACCGCGAGCACGGGCATCATCGGCCACCCCCTCCCGATGGACCGGGTGCTGAGCGGCGTGGAGCACCTGCCGGGGGAACTGGGCGCGGCGGCGGGTCCCTTCGCGGCGGCGATCATGACGACGGACACCCGGCCCAAGCTGGCGTCGGCGACGCTCAGCACGGGAGCGCGCATCGTCGGCACCGCCAAGGGCAGCGGCATGATCCACCCCGACATGGCGACCATGTTCGCTTTCGCCTTCACGGACGCGCGGGTGGAGGAGGGCGTGCTGCGGGGGGCCTTCCCGGGCATCGTGAACCGGACCTTCAACGCGGTGACGGTGGACGGCGACACGAGCACGAACGACATGGCGGTGGTGCTGGCGAACGGCCTCGCCGGGGAGGTGGACCCGGCGGAGTTCCTGGCCGCCCTGGAGGGCGTCATGCGGGAGCTGGCCCGGATGATCGCCGCCGACGGGGAGGGGGCCACCAAGCTCCTCACCGTCCGGGTGTCGGGGGCCCGCACGGAGGCCGAGGCGCTGACCGCCGCCCGCACCTGTTGCGTGAGCCCCCTGCTCAAGAGTGCCGTCCACGGCAACGATCCCAACTGGGGCCGGGTGATCATGGCGGTGGGCCGCAGCGGCGCGGCGGTGAACATCGAGCGCATGACGGTCAGGGTGCAGGGCCATGCCGTCTTCGCGGGCAAGCCCCTGTCCTACGACGACGCGGCGGTGAGCGCCAGCATGAGGGCGCAGGAGGTCGTCTTCGAGGTGGACCTCGGGGTGGGGGAGGCCGCCGGCGAGGCGTGGGGCTGCGACCTGAGCGCCGAGTACGTGAGCATCAACGCGGACTACACGACCTGA